One window of Trifolium pratense cultivar HEN17-A07 linkage group LG5, ARS_RC_1.1, whole genome shotgun sequence genomic DNA carries:
- the LOC123883814 gene encoding histone H3.2-like: MARTKQTARKSTGGKAPRKQLATKAARKSAPGTGGVKKPHRFRPGTVALREIRKYQKSTELLIRKLPFQRLVREIAQDFKTDLRFQSSVVSALQEAVEAYLVGLFEDTNLSSIHAKRVTIMPKDIQLARRIRGERA, from the coding sequence ATGGCACGTACAAAACAAACCGCTCGCAAATCCACCGGAGGAAAAGCACCAAGGAAACAACTAGCAACAAAAGCTGCACGGAAATCTGCTCCGGGGACCGGAGGAGTGAAGAAACCTCACAGATTTCGTCCAGGAACAGTTGCTTTAAGAGAGATCAGAAAGTATCAAAAGAGCACAGAGCTTCTCATTAGGAAACTTCCATTCCAAAGATTGGTCAGAGAAATCGCTCAGGATTTCAAAACTGATCTACGATTCCAAAGTAGTGTTGTTTCTGCTCTTCAAGAAGCTGTTGAAGCTTATCTTGTTGGTTTGTTTGAAGATACTAATCTTAGTTCTATTCATGCTAAGAGAGTTACTATTATGCCTAAGGATATTCAACTTGCTCGTAGGATTAGAGGCGAGAGGGCTTAG